The following are from one region of the Bacteroidota bacterium genome:
- a CDS encoding T9SS type A sorting domain-containing protein: MQRSLKIVAISIAISISLCNAQPNLFSKIYFGGGNSGSFYPFSILQMLDSTLIIGGYSISPSKSFVFQVNSKGDSINYYKTDSIGAMYSLVYENDSECVASSMFILNKKQINIVKYNYKTSDTSDYWVYYFPNFPQGYVTDVTKISQNGYILTNTWATTYSVLRVDSLGQIMWNAPSFAPGNLETVEDYDGNFVMLGCNNSTVLKPYYLQKIDTSGNILWSKWYGDNIGFWDGNCTGGLVQMKDSNYLVGCDGMDYELMKIDRYTGDTIWTRPYTYNNKPGIIKLMKGYNDTYVALRGPNLICFNENGDVLWETANVPPIGYNYNMYSLIKTFDQGYAMCGGYFKLGIWKNALVVFKTDSLGNTIFTSQIEIPNETELLVYPNPTSDILNFNLPTELDGNNVTITVYDGMGSEKLRMKSEKLNTANYQINCSHLPNGLYSISILTEGNRYWQKFVVQH, encoded by the coding sequence ATGCAAAGGTCCTTAAAAATTGTTGCAATAAGTATTGCAATAAGTATTAGTCTTTGTAATGCACAGCCAAATTTATTTTCAAAAATTTATTTTGGAGGAGGGAATTCAGGTAGCTTTTATCCTTTTAGCATTTTACAAATGTTAGATTCAACTTTAATTATTGGAGGTTATTCAATTAGCCCAAGTAAATCCTTTGTTTTTCAAGTTAATAGTAAAGGTGATAGTATAAATTATTACAAAACTGACTCAATTGGAGCAATGTATAGTTTAGTTTATGAAAATGATTCTGAATGTGTCGCATCAAGTATGTTTATATTGAACAAAAAACAAATTAATATTGTAAAGTATAATTATAAAACAAGCGATACTAGTGATTACTGGGTTTATTATTTTCCAAATTTTCCACAAGGATATGTAACCGATGTTACTAAAATAAGCCAAAATGGTTATATATTAACCAATACATGGGCAACTACCTACAGTGTTTTGCGAGTAGATAGCTTGGGGCAAATTATGTGGAATGCTCCAAGTTTTGCTCCTGGTAATTTGGAAACTGTGGAAGACTATGATGGTAATTTTGTAATGTTGGGGTGCAATAATAGTACTGTTCTAAAACCATATTATTTGCAAAAAATAGATACCTCCGGTAACATTTTATGGAGCAAATGGTATGGCGACAATATTGGCTTTTGGGATGGGAATTGCACTGGAGGGTTAGTGCAGATGAAAGATTCTAATTATTTAGTAGGTTGCGATGGAATGGATTATGAATTGATGAAAATAGATCGCTATACTGGTGATACAATTTGGACAAGGCCATATACTTATAATAATAAACCCGGAATTATCAAGCTAATGAAAGGATATAACGATACCTATGTAGCTTTGCGTGGCCCCAATTTGATTTGCTTTAATGAAAATGGCGATGTTTTATGGGAAACCGCGAATGTGCCACCCATTGGTTACAATTATAACATGTACTCTTTAATAAAAACATTCGACCAAGGCTATGCAATGTGTGGTGGTTATTTTAAGCTTGGTATTTGGAAGAATGCGTTAGTTGTTTTTAAAACCGACTCCCTCGGCAACACCATCTTCACCAGCCAAATAGAAATTCCAAATGAAACCGAGCTATTGGTTTATCCCAATCCTACTTCTGATATTCTTAATTTCAATTTGCCAACTGAGTTGGATGGCAATAATGTAACGATAACTGTATATGATGGGATGGGAAGTGAAAAGTTAAGAATGAAAAGTGAAAAGTTGAATACTGCGAATTACCAGATTAACTGTAGCCATTTGCCAAATGGATTGTATAGTATCAGCATTCTAACTGAAGGTAATAGATATTGGCAAAAGTTTGTGGTGCAGCATTGA
- a CDS encoding T9SS type A sorting domain-containing protein — MDGGYAYSGYLYNPQFTIQSVLIVKTDSLGNTIFTSQIEIPNETELLIYPNPTSDILNFNLPIELDGNNVTITVYDALGSEKSLLKYDKLSSKQYQFDCSSLPNGLYSISMQTEEKRYWQKFVVLH; from the coding sequence ATGGATGGTGGTTATGCGTATAGCGGATATTTATATAATCCACAATTTACTATCCAAAGTGTGTTAATTGTCAAAACCGACTCCCTTGGCAATACCATTTTCACAAGCCAAATAGAAATTCCAAATGAAACCGAGCTATTGATTTATCCCAATCCTACTTCTGATATTCTTAATTTCAATTTGCCAATTGAGTTGGATGGCAATAATGTAACGATAACTGTATATGATGCACTTGGGAGTGAAAAGTCTTTATTGAAGTACGATAAGCTGAGTTCGAAGCAATATCAATTTGATTGCAGCAGTTTACCAAATGGATTGTATAGTATCAGCATGCAAACAGAAGAGAAAAGATATTGGCAGAAGTTTGTAGTGTTGCATTAA
- a CDS encoding T9SS type A sorting domain-containing protein, whose protein sequence is MNKIILAVATIVATAFSSFGQQTMFSKIYFDQGYYYPYGFNEMADSSLVISGAIGTQSVAVNSIVFRISSIGDSISYFKTDSFGTISAIAFLNDSQLIAANMFLLSNNFISYTKFTYASMDTSDYTKFNFSQYPNAYIRGINKLFNNDIIITNMSAGPYSVLRVDSTGAIKWSAPSTMPYPWYCKEDYEGNIILCGNNGTALKTSHLQKMDSAGNILWHQSYGNNWQYFSGYTIGGFVQMNDSNYLISCVAEDYHLIKINRYTGDTIWTRTTNSMGFGFPALIKGNNNQYVATGLHSLYFFDDNGDTLFTRPYNLPQNCYADIAHLIKTKDGGFAYCGSIRELPSPYETIFVGKTDSLGNTIFTSQIEIPNETELLVYPNPTSDILNFNLPIELDGNNVTITVYDALGSEKSLLKYDKLSSKQYQFDCSSLPNGLYSISMQTEEKRYWQKFVVQR, encoded by the coding sequence ATGAACAAAATAATTTTAGCAGTTGCAACAATAGTTGCAACTGCATTTTCAAGTTTTGGCCAGCAAACTATGTTTAGCAAAATATATTTTGATCAAGGATATTACTATCCTTATGGATTTAATGAAATGGCTGATAGCAGTTTGGTAATAAGTGGGGCAATTGGAACTCAAAGTGTAGCTGTAAACTCAATTGTTTTTCGAATCTCAAGCATTGGCGATTCGATCAGTTACTTTAAAACAGACTCATTTGGAACAATCTCAGCAATTGCATTCCTTAATGATTCGCAACTTATTGCGGCAAATATGTTTTTACTATCTAATAACTTTATTAGTTACACGAAATTTACTTATGCTTCAATGGATACATCAGATTATACAAAATTCAATTTTAGTCAATATCCCAATGCTTACATTAGAGGAATTAATAAACTTTTCAATAATGACATAATCATAACGAATATGAGTGCCGGCCCGTACAGTGTATTACGAGTTGATAGTACAGGAGCAATAAAATGGAGCGCGCCCAGCACCATGCCCTATCCTTGGTACTGCAAAGAGGACTATGAAGGCAATATCATATTATGTGGAAATAATGGTACAGCATTAAAAACATCTCATTTGCAAAAAATGGATAGTGCTGGCAATATATTGTGGCATCAATCTTATGGTAACAACTGGCAATATTTTAGTGGCTATACTATTGGTGGTTTTGTTCAAATGAATGATTCAAATTATCTTATTTCGTGTGTTGCAGAAGATTACCATCTAATAAAAATAAATCGGTACACAGGTGATACAATTTGGACAAGAACCACAAACTCAATGGGTTTTGGCTTTCCTGCCTTAATTAAAGGCAACAATAATCAGTATGTTGCTACTGGGCTACACAGTTTGTACTTTTTTGATGATAATGGAGATACGCTTTTTACAAGGCCATATAACCTTCCACAGAACTGCTATGCCGATATTGCACATTTAATAAAAACAAAAGATGGCGGCTTTGCTTATTGTGGATCAATTCGTGAATTGCCAAGCCCTTATGAAACCATATTCGTTGGGAAAACCGACTCCCTTGGCAATACAATCTTCACCAGCCAAATAGAAATTCCAAATGAAACCGAGCTACTGGTTTATCCCAATCCTACTTCTGATATTCTCAATTTCAATTTGCCAATTGAGTTGGATGGCAATAATGTAACGATAACTGTATATGATGCACTTGGGAGTGAAAAGTCTTTATTGAAGTACGATAAGCTGAGTTCGAAGCAATATCAATTTGATTGCAGCAGTTTACCAAATGGATTGTATAGTATCAGCATGCAAACTGAAGAGAAAAGATATTGGCAAAAGTTTGTAGTGCAACGGTAA
- a CDS encoding T9SS type A sorting domain-containing protein, whose product MRAVKYNDNGIFQWSQTYGTAFDETGYSVTQTSDGGYIIAGSSGLPSNSVDQDLYVVCADSIGNQIWSKKYLEPGDQIAYSIKPLETNGYVIAGKSNNNATNNFDMLLLKIWEDGDLIWKQTYGGAAEDVAYDVAESKDYSFAIVGSTATIENQKQGYLVRATDHGDMVEEFNYGSSYDDEFKAVCFDENGEIIVTGVTDNNSGSNNSYMWIGNANKCAYIVPRCIWLMSCWKFNASKQGDDKILLLDDSNKSHLTKIEDFVQYCKATKIQTVVIGNLQDLIREDNTKSGGGAFSQYPTCNPENGSTLRGKLKYLIQRLYTIGGVSKVLAQWLDQDPPSDYDVTNCTGNNYEADEPYGRTINHFEILNAFIYWNKNIIPSKQRFNGLMLDYEYFAPKYGEHYTIGSITFDIDYTFAKHGWDMWQPLASAFINARNQTNKINYVECYLNDIMFTDDKLTNPVNISDWPHGYFNITNAGNSNNVTDLDDSKEEITILNNLGFDNYSINYSNRDNAANSPNINKSPSCFLKGESANNMETDQQRQRRRLELIGNLAYTNINFSVYLRSKNHVNCTTSYAILGDVLMGLCYWSNHTWPTLSAYSGNPKIVALPLIEKYFTWQWFLNEGVTSGPNAVDIDPYTNFGYTKLYRFDWFQYGLDTDDEIMSLSHAQLMDASHIVQPTRSGDTNICFIDPCTERFANPIIFETESEKIEIKELQIMNWLQAIPNPASKWFTLQSNFEFSNIEAIQIISSTGIDYTGKFEIDNTDHEQIRIKNINALQGLYFIKVVSDKGAAVIGSINLIAE is encoded by the coding sequence ATGCGCGCAGTTAAATATAATGATAATGGCATATTTCAATGGTCCCAAACGTATGGCACCGCCTTTGACGAAACAGGGTATAGTGTAACCCAAACAAGTGATGGAGGATATATAATAGCAGGCAGCAGCGGATTGCCAAGCAATAGCGTTGACCAAGACTTATATGTTGTGTGTGCCGACTCAATAGGCAATCAAATTTGGAGTAAAAAATACTTGGAACCAGGCGATCAAATAGCTTATAGTATAAAACCATTAGAAACCAATGGATATGTAATAGCAGGAAAATCAAATAATAATGCTACCAATAATTTTGATATGCTGTTGCTAAAAATTTGGGAGGATGGAGACTTAATTTGGAAACAAACCTATGGAGGAGCGGCCGAAGATGTAGCCTACGATGTGGCAGAATCTAAAGATTACTCATTTGCTATAGTTGGAAGTACGGCTACAATTGAAAATCAAAAACAAGGCTACTTAGTACGCGCTACCGACCATGGCGATATGGTAGAGGAGTTTAACTATGGCAGCAGCTATGATGATGAATTTAAAGCCGTTTGCTTTGATGAGAATGGAGAAATTATTGTAACAGGGGTAACAGATAATAATTCGGGTAGCAACAATTCTTATATGTGGATTGGTAATGCCAACAAGTGTGCATATATAGTACCAAGATGTATTTGGCTAATGAGTTGTTGGAAGTTTAATGCCTCCAAACAAGGAGACGATAAAATTTTGCTACTTGATGATAGCAACAAATCGCATTTGACTAAAATAGAAGATTTTGTACAATATTGTAAAGCAACAAAAATACAAACTGTAGTTATAGGCAATTTACAAGATTTAATAAGAGAAGATAATACAAAATCAGGCGGGGGAGCATTTTCACAATATCCTACTTGCAATCCCGAAAATGGAAGCACCTTGCGTGGTAAGCTTAAATATCTTATACAAAGGCTATATACCATCGGTGGAGTAAGTAAAGTACTAGCTCAATGGCTTGATCAGGATCCGCCAAGTGATTATGATGTTACAAATTGTACAGGAAATAATTATGAGGCTGATGAACCTTATGGAAGAACAATCAATCATTTTGAAATATTAAATGCTTTTATATATTGGAATAAAAATATCATTCCATCTAAACAACGGTTTAATGGACTCATGCTCGATTATGAATACTTTGCACCTAAGTATGGTGAGCACTATACAATCGGTTCAATTACCTTTGACATAGATTATACCTTTGCCAAGCATGGCTGGGATATGTGGCAACCGTTAGCAAGCGCATTTATTAATGCAAGGAATCAAACAAACAAAATCAACTATGTTGAATGTTACTTAAACGACATCATGTTTACAGACGATAAGTTAACCAATCCAGTAAACATCAGCGATTGGCCGCATGGATATTTTAATATTACAAATGCAGGTAATAGCAATAACGTAACAGATTTAGATGATAGTAAGGAGGAAATTACCATCTTAAATAATTTAGGATTTGATAATTATAGTATAAATTATTCTAATCGGGATAATGCAGCAAATTCACCAAATATAAATAAGTCGCCATCTTGTTTTTTAAAAGGGGAATCGGCAAACAATATGGAAACCGACCAGCAAAGACAAAGAAGGCGATTAGAATTGATTGGCAACTTGGCCTATACAAACATAAATTTCAGTGTGTATTTGCGCAGCAAAAATCATGTAAATTGCACTACATCGTATGCCATCTTAGGCGATGTTCTTATGGGACTTTGTTATTGGAGTAATCATACATGGCCAACGCTATCTGCTTATAGTGGCAACCCCAAAATTGTGGCCTTACCCTTAATAGAAAAATACTTTACTTGGCAATGGTTCTTAAATGAGGGGGTTACCAGTGGCCCAAATGCAGTTGATATAGATCCTTATACAAACTTTGGCTATACCAAACTTTATCGTTTTGATTGGTTTCAATATGGCCTTGATACCGATGATGAAATAATGAGCCTAAGCCATGCACAATTGATGGATGCAAGTCATATAGTGCAGCCTACTCGCAGTGGTGATACTAATATATGCTTCATTGACCCTTGTACTGAGCGTTTTGCCAATCCAATTATTTTTGAAACCGAATCAGAAAAAATTGAAATAAAAGAGTTGCAAATTATGAATTGGTTGCAAGCTATACCTAACCCAGCGTCCAAATGGTTTACTTTACAATCAAATTTCGAGTTTTCAAATATAGAGGCAATTCAGATAATCAGCTCCACAGGTATAGACTACACTGGTAAGTTTGAAATTGATAATACTGACCATGAACAAATTAGGATAAAAAATATAAATGCCTTGCAAGGATTGTATTTTATTAAAGTTGTTTCTGATAAAGGTGCAGCAGTTATAGGTTCTATAAACTTAATTGCCGAGTAG